DNA sequence from the Manihot esculenta cultivar AM560-2 chromosome 11, M.esculenta_v8, whole genome shotgun sequence genome:
ACTCAACATCGGCGCAACTAAAGCATCATTGGGTAAGGTACTCGGAATTCTGCCTGCCTAAGGAGGATGGGGGTCTTGGATTACGCTCCCTACTCTCTCTACAAGAAGTTTATTCTCTGAAAATGTGGTGGTTGTACCTTTTGAAAGATTCTCTTTGGTCTGCTTATATGCACAGCAAGTATCATCGGCAAGGAGAGATGATATATAAATCACCGGATTCTTGTTCTTGGAAGCGCATCTGCCATGCAAGTTCAATTGGTGCTGAgttaattgaaattgaaaatggaACGGTGAGATGGAAAAATAGTCATATGGGTAATTTCACGTTAGCTGCAGCATATAGCGAAGTTCGACATCGTCGAGGAGCTTCTTTATCTCATCGAATGATTTGGGACAATAGTATACCACTGAAGTTCTCAATCCTGGTTTGGAAAATATTGAGAAATGCCATTCCTTTGCCATCTCAACTGCAAAAACTTGGTATACAGACCGCATCAGCTTGCCCCTTTTGTCAATCGGCAGAAGCTTCGGTCAACCATGTTTTTTATCTCTGTAACCCTATTCAGCAGATTTGGAAAGTGTTTGGTTCTTATGTGCTGCCTGATATATCGACTAAAGGTACCTTGAGCCAGGGGCTCATGACTTGGTGGCTATCTTTTTCACAAAATTCTTTTGCAGGCCGAATTTGTAGATTGGTACCAGTGGTAATTTTGTTCTATATTTGGCAAGCTTACTGCGACATAACCTGGGGAGATACTGCTATTTTCTTTCCAGCAATTAAGCATCAGATTGCCACTTTTATACTTAATTGGGGAA
Encoded proteins:
- the LOC110625697 gene encoding uncharacterized protein LOC110625697: MGSMLLPKSIMNSLEGKFADFFWNSTSAQLKHHWVRYSEFCLPKEDGGLGLRSLLSLQEVYSLKMWWLYLLKDSLWSAYMHSKYHRQGEMIYKSPDSCSWKRICHASSIGAELIEIENGTVRWKNSHMGNFTLAAAYSEVRHRRGASLSHRMIWDNSIPLKFSILVWKILRNAIPLPSQLQKLGIQTASACPFCQSAEASVNHVFYLCNPIQQIWKVFGSYVLPDISTKGTLSQGLMTWWLSFSQNSFAGRICRLVPVVILFYIWQAYCDITWGDTAIFFPAIKHQIATFILNWGIANSTKKFARLFPQLSDILPDGFGLQNLKPMLVYWKKPATGFLKLNIDASFTPSFSSGGAIIRDEFGSFVAAISFPLEATNALSAEMCALKVSLEWCHSQQLFNLQVETDSMALISALNCSSSTTNKTIEDIRLLINSSSIHHNFREGNKAAHYLALLSRLSRRSICFFSFKSLPQLLKGIVLSDCMGTPYIRFK